A window from Triticum aestivum cultivar Chinese Spring chromosome 6D, IWGSC CS RefSeq v2.1, whole genome shotgun sequence encodes these proteins:
- the LOC123146021 gene encoding uncharacterized protein gives MPPSHSSNKTGLLAARLTLRRAWPEFPMTNTPPTLRSLRPPAMDAAQRCPRPPIYRPRVLLATPLVGGGDEQRARRQVIEIAMGSLEGDVATSPSLSSTGSSGTGAGNDNHGGGEVRIYACFAHGASNSLECYEPGANTWRRVGGLPGVPHGHVLKGFAVVAVAESVYVIGGRLCRRESVPGGDYRDTDVGVRADVLRYDVRRGEWRCCAPLLVPRVDFACAPCRGRICVAGGLCSLSGARGTAAAEVYDPETGRWSPLPDMSTLRYKCVGVTWQGGFHVVGGFAESTTPAAAPGEALERSSAEVFNCGRGVWEIIPGMWQLDVPPNQIVAVAGRLFSSGDCLNSWKGHVEVYDGELNIWSVMDHSALSDLALLASNLPPSAQQLYLTMAVVGTRLFFLAGYEIAGDDDESFRTVSLVHSYDTSAAPGLAPAWSSFQPKMDHDNNVEDGSKELFSQCCSVQLSS, from the coding sequence ATGCCGCCGTCTCATTCCAGCAACAAGACAGGCCTTCTAGCAGCTCGGCTTACGCTACGTCGGGCATGGCCGGAGTTCCCAATGACCAACACCCCCCCTACGCTTCGATCCCTCCGCCCGCCCGCCATGGACGCGGCCCAGCGCTGCCCCCGGCCGCCTATATATAGGCCACGCGTCCTCCTTGCAACTCCCCTGGTTGGTGGCGGTGATGAGCAGCGAGCGCGTCGACAAGTGATTGAGATCGCCATGGGGTCCTTGGAAGGCGACGTGGCCACCTCGCCCTCGCTGTCCAGCACCGGCAGCAGCGGCACCGGCGCCGGCAACGACAACCATGGCGGCGGCGAGGTGAGGATATACGCCTGCTTCGCGCACGGCGCGTCCAACAGCCTCGAGTGCTACGAGCCGGGCGCCAACACGTGGCGCCGCGTCGGCGGCCTCCCGGGGGTGCCCCACGGCCACGTGCTCAAGGGCTTCGCCGTCGTCGCGGTCGCCGAGTCCGTCTACGTCATCGGCGGCCGCCTGTGCCGCAGGGAGAGCGTGCCCGGCGGCGACTACCGCGACACGGACGTGGGCGTGCGCGCCGACGTGCTCCGCTACGACGTGCGCCGCGGGGAGTGGCGCTGCTGCGCGCCGCTGCTGGTCCCGCGCGTCGACTTCGCGTGCGCGCCGTGCCGCGGCAGGATCTGCGTCGCCGGCGGGCTCTGCTCGCTCTCCGGCGCGCGGGGCACGGCCGCCGCCGAGGTGTACGACCCGGAGACCGGCCGCTGGTCGCCGCTCCCGGACATGAGCACGCTGCGGTACAAGTGCGTGGGCGTGACCTGGCAGGGCGGGTTCCACGTGGTGGGCGGCTTCGCCGAGAGCACCACGCCGGCGGCCGCGCCCGGGGAGGCGCTGGAGCGGAGCTCCGCCGAGGTGTTCAACTGCGGGCGCGGCGTGTGGGAGATCATCCCGGGGATGTGGCAGCTGGACGTGCCGCCCAACCAGATCGTCGCGGTGGCCGGCCGGCTCTTCAGCTCCGGCGACTGCCTCAACAGCTGGAAGGGCCACGTGGAGGTCTACGACGGCGAGCTCAACATCTGGAGCGTCATGGACCACTCAGCACTATCAGACCTGGCGCTGCTCGCCAGCAACCTGCCGCCATCAGCGCAGCAGCTCTACCTCACCATGGCCGTGGTCGGGACGCGGCTCTTCTTCCTCGCCGGGTacgagatcgccggcgacgacgacgagagcTTCAGGACGGTCTCACTGGTGCACAGCTACGACACCAGCGCCGCGCCAGGGCTGGCGCCGGCGTGGAGCAGCTTCCAGCCCAAGATGGACCATGACAACAACGTCGAGGACGGCAGCAAGGAGCTCTTCAGCCAGTGCTGCTCCGTGCAGCTCTCCAGCTGA
- the LOC123146020 gene encoding PAP-specific phosphatase HAL2-like, which translates to MGGLRLSAWAAAPSPSPSPSSAAARGFPRSPPDWRGSERGRRSRCAPSSPPSASPALSLGAAGRLRVGADREWLWDCRGGGLGGGGGKKDYAKEMEAAVRVVQVACTLCQRVQDALLLADPGSGSGGVHSKLDRSPVTVADWGVQATVSWLLSDRFGDESVSIVAEEDDETLSSSDGTALLESVVAAVNGCLVEAPKYGLRSPEKDLGAHDVLQAIRKCSSTGGPKGRFWVLDPVDGTLGFVRGDQYAIALALIEDGEVVLGVLGCPNYPMKKEWLNYHQRYYRLMSKVAPPTSGTWNKGCVMYAHKGCGQAWMQPLVHDFGMLSWHNSREVQVSSVSDPVSATFCEPVEKANSSHSFTAGLAHSVGLRNQPLRVYSMVKYAAIARGDAEIFMKFARAGYKEKIWDHAAGVVIIQEAGGVVTDAGGCPLDFSRGVYLEGLDRGIIACSGALLHRRILEAVDASWNSSTL; encoded by the exons ATGGGCGGCCTCCGCCTCTCCGCCTGGGCGGCcgcgccctccccctccccctccccctcctccgccgccgcgcgggGCTTCCCGCGGTCCCCGCCGGACTGGCGCGGGTCAGAGCGCGGGCGCCGCAGCCGCTgcgccccgtcgtccccgccctCGGCGTCGCCGGCGCTGTCCCTGGGCGCGGCCGGCCGGCTCCGGGTCGGGGCGGACCGCGAGTGGCTGTGGGACTGCCGCGGCGGCGGCCtcggagggggagggggcaagaaGGACTACGCCAAGGAGATGGAGGCGGCGGTGCGCGTCGTGCAGGTCGCCTGCACGCTCTGCCAGCGGGTGCAGGACGCGCTCCTCCTTGCGGACCCAGGCTCCGGCTCCGGGGGCGTCCACTCCAAGCTCGACCGCTCTCCGGTCACCGTCGCCG ATTGGGGCGTGCAAGCGACAGTGAGCTGGCTACTCTCAGATCGCTTTGGTGATGAAAGTGTGTCGATCGTAGCAGAGGAAGACGATGAGACACTGTCTAGTAGCGACGGCACGGCTTTGCTTGAGTCTGTCGTCGCTGCAGTCAACGGTTGCCTGGTTGAAGCTCCAAAGTATGGGCTGAGATCCCCGGAGAAAGACCTCGGGGCTCATGATGTTCTTCAAGCTATACGGAAGTGCAGCTCTACCGGAGGTCCAAAAGGAAGATTTTGGGTGCTTGATCCTGTGGATGGCACGCTTGGTTTTGTGCGTGGGGACCAATACGCTATTGCTCTCGCCTTAATTGAAGACGGGGAAGTTGTGCTCGGTGTTCTCGGGTGCCCAAATTATCCAATGAAGAAGGAATGGCTCAACTACCACCAACGGTACTACAGGTTGATGTCTAAGGTTGCTCCCCCTACATCAGGAACCTGGAACAAGGGTTGCGTGATGTATGCTCACAAAGGATGTGGCCAAGCTTGGATGCAGCCATTGGTTCACGACTTTGGTATGCTTAGTTGGCATAACTCAAGGGAGGTTCAAGTATCGTCCGTCAGTGATCCTGTTTCAGCAACATTCTGTGAACCTGTTGAGAAAGCCAACTCCAGCCATTCCTTCACTGCAGGACTTGCCCATAGTGTAGGCTTAAG GAACCAGCCTCTGCGTGTGTACAGCATGGTGAAATATGCTGCAATAGCACGAGGTGATGCTGAAATCTTCATGAAATTCGCTAGAGCTGGATACAAGGAGAAGATATGGGATCATGCCGCCGGGGTGGTCATCATTCAAGAGGCTGGTGGAGTGGTCACAGATGCTGGGGGTTGCCCGTTGGACTTTTCCAGGGGTGTTTACTTGGAGGGTTTGGACAGAGGCATAATAGCTTGTTCTGGGGCGTTGCTTCATCGGAGAATTTTGGAAGCTGTCGATGCAAGTTGGAACTCATCAACGTTGTAA
- the LOC123146022 gene encoding quinone oxidoreductase PIG3, with translation MRAVAIASPGGPEALQVREVEDLPAPGEGEVLVAVAAAGVNRADTVQRQGRYPPPPGASPYPGLECSGTILALGANVPPRWAVGDQVCALLTGGGYAEKVVVPAGQLLPVPEGVSLADAAGLPEVACTVWSTVFMTSHLSPGESFLIHGGSSGIGTFAIQIAKHLGVKVFVTAGSEEKLAACKGLGADVCINYKTEDFVARVKEETNGKGVDVILDNIGGSYLQRNLNSLAVDGRLFIIGFMGGTTTEVNLQAMLARRLTIQAAGLRNRSLANKAQIVSEVEKNVWPAVASGKVKPVIYKTFPLSEAAESHKLMETSSHIGKILLIP, from the exons ATGAGGGCGGTGGCGATCGCGAGCCCCGGCGGGCCGGAGGCGCTGCAGGTGCGCGAGGTGGAGGACCTCCCGGCGCCGGGGGAGGGCGAGGTGCTCGTCGCGGTGGCCGCCGCCGGCGTCAACCGCGCCGACACGGTCCAGCGGCAGGGCCGGTACCCGCCGCCGCCGGGCGCCTCCCCCTACCCGGGCCTCGAGTGCTCCGGCACCATCCTCGCGCTCGGGGCCAACGTGCCCCCGCGCTGGGCCGTCGGCGACCAG GTGTGCGCGCTGCTCACCGGTGGCGGGTATGCGGAGAAGGTGGTGGTGCCGGCGGGGCAGCTGCTCCCGGTCCCGGAGGGGGTGTCGCTGGCCGACGCCGCCGGCTTGCCCGAGGTGGCCTGCACCGTCTGGTCCACCGTCTTCATGACCAGCCACCTCTCCCCCGGCGAATCCTTCCTt ATCCATGGCGGATCGAGTGGAATTGGTACATTCGCTATACAGATTGCGAAGCACCTTGGTGTTAAGGTTTTTGTTACTGCAG GAAGTGAAGAAAAACTAGCAGCCTGCAAAGGTTTGGGAGCGGATGTATGTATAAACTACAAAACTGAAGATTTTGTAGCACGCGTAAAAGAAGAAACAAATGGAAAGG GTGTTGATGTCATTCTGGACAATATCGGCGGGTCTTATCTCCAGCGCAATCTGAACAGCCTAGCTGTTGATGGTAGACTCTTCATCATCGGTTTCATGGGAGGCACTACAACTGAAGTGAACCTTCAGGCGATGCTTGCCCGAAGACTGACCATACAAG CTGCTGGACTGCGGAACAGAAGCCTCGCTAACAAAGCCCAGATCGTCAGCGAGGTGGAGAAGAATGTGTGGCCTGCCGTCGCGTCGGGCAAGGTGAAGCCGGTGATTTACAAGACATTCCCTCTATCCGAAGCAGCTGAATCTCACAAGTTGATGGAGACGAGCTCCCACATTGGCAAGATACTGCTGATTCCATGA